In one Flammeovirga yaeyamensis genomic region, the following are encoded:
- a CDS encoding threonine/serine exporter family protein, giving the protein MKNFEEKYKLVVKIGNALHKFGCSSLRVETYIQDVAKHIGVDVACQVTTNTLNYQIEDPVTKERQVILQYIPLGSNNLGKLADLHKQIRKAFKDGHDYETITKNIDQVIEKKKIYNEFCIALAYTVIPPSFLGLIGGSWVTFLFSFLMGFISYLIIKGVRRFNTSKYTVEFYTAFICAFIGSVCKYFVPELDLIELSLASVILYVPGLTISIALEEISFNQFNSGSGFFFNSIMIFLKLFIGVYLGMSLGTFFFNLSPDVYINEIPKWMHFIALPALSAGLGVVFNTKFKDLLIGLFLAVIAFWGPMIFQENIGWIFGTFISAFLITFLSILLSKWKNVPPSVYLLQGIVILVPGSRLFMGLSNQFNNDPIIDNPSIGTSGLLMFCAIVVGMLVAYSTYYPNLDNRDEVI; this is encoded by the coding sequence GAGACGTATATTCAAGATGTAGCCAAGCATATTGGAGTGGATGTAGCCTGTCAGGTAACAACAAACACCCTAAACTATCAGATAGAAGATCCTGTTACAAAAGAGCGTCAGGTGATCTTGCAATACATACCATTGGGAAGTAATAATTTAGGGAAGCTGGCCGATCTGCATAAGCAAATCCGTAAGGCTTTTAAGGATGGTCATGATTATGAGACCATCACCAAGAATATAGATCAGGTCATCGAAAAAAAGAAGATTTACAACGAGTTTTGTATTGCCTTGGCCTATACGGTTATTCCACCTTCTTTTTTAGGATTAATTGGAGGCAGTTGGGTCACGTTTTTGTTTAGTTTTCTGATGGGTTTTATCAGTTACCTTATCATTAAAGGGGTAAGAAGATTCAATACCTCTAAATATACTGTAGAGTTTTATACGGCTTTTATCTGTGCATTTATAGGAAGCGTTTGTAAGTATTTTGTACCAGAATTAGATCTCATCGAACTGAGTTTGGCATCGGTCATTTTATACGTTCCCGGTTTAACCATATCCATTGCGTTAGAAGAGATTTCTTTTAATCAGTTTAATTCAGGATCCGGTTTCTTTTTCAACTCCATCATGATCTTCTTGAAGTTATTTATTGGGGTTTATCTAGGAATGTCCTTAGGGACTTTCTTCTTTAATTTATCGCCTGATGTGTACATCAATGAGATTCCTAAATGGATGCACTTTATTGCCCTTCCCGCTTTATCTGCAGGTCTAGGTGTGGTATTCAATACAAAGTTCAAAGATTTACTGATTGGTTTATTTTTAGCCGTCATTGCTTTTTGGGGACCTATGATTTTCCAAGAAAATATCGGCTGGATTTTCGGTACATTTATCAGTGCTTTTTTGATTACATTTTTGAGTATTCTATTAAGTAAATGGAAAAACGTTCCGCCATCCGTATATCTATTACAAGGTATCGTGATTCTCGTACCTGGTAGTAGATTATTTATGGGCTTATCGAATCAGTTTAATAACGATCCAATTATTGATAATCCTAGTATAGGAACTTCCGGCTTACTCATGTTTTGTGCCATAGTCGTAGGGATGTTGGTGGCGTATAGTACCTATTATCCTAACCTAGATAATAGAGATGAAGTCATTTAA
- a CDS encoding WD40 repeat domain-containing protein, with protein MKTIISLFLISFIFCSLPLFGQERSKVYYSKLKNETIDYLEFSPDGRLMAAGVYGAVRVYEVGTEIFKDYKTNAFNQTPTFVVFSPDQKQIAFGTFGSVRVYTLGSEEFIDLKTKVKNETPEFLCYSPDGKYIATGVFGAVRVWKLEDQTFKDYPTRLKNETPTFVKFSPDGKSIVAGVYGGVYSWDLLVF; from the coding sequence ATGAAAACTATAATTTCTCTTTTTTTGATCAGCTTTATATTTTGCTCTCTTCCACTTTTTGGACAGGAAAGAAGTAAAGTGTATTACTCTAAACTAAAAAACGAAACAATAGATTATTTGGAGTTTTCTCCAGATGGGCGTCTTATGGCGGCAGGCGTTTATGGTGCTGTTCGGGTATACGAAGTAGGGACTGAAATTTTTAAAGATTACAAGACCAATGCGTTTAATCAGACACCCACGTTTGTGGTGTTTTCACCAGATCAAAAACAAATAGCTTTTGGGACTTTTGGTTCGGTAAGAGTATACACTTTAGGTTCAGAAGAATTTATTGATCTTAAAACAAAGGTGAAAAATGAAACACCTGAATTTCTATGTTATTCACCCGACGGAAAATACATTGCCACTGGAGTATTTGGTGCGGTGAGGGTATGGAAATTAGAAGATCAAACGTTTAAGGATTACCCGACAAGACTCAAGAACGAAACACCCACATTTGTCAAGTTTTCTCCTGATGGTAAAAGCATAGTGGCAGGTGTTTATGGAGGGGTGTATAGTTGGGATTTGCTCGTATTCTAA
- a CDS encoding GOLPH3/VPS74 family protein: protein MKKINLNTLDQLILLSLDDDKGTFVHEYSVFGYCLAGAALYDLTLKERINISEGRINVIHQEETGDEALDECLKLISKSKKARKINYWIDKLGYKESDLKGSTLKKLLDLQILEKREDKILWLFTYNKYPTKNEVPEVLIRKRLNAIIHGEQQPMSNDIMIISLVNSCGLNKEVYGKEVAKEKKKTIQKLIKEFKFANETSQVIKEIHDLIIASLALVVIIPTMTASSS from the coding sequence ATGAAAAAAATTAACCTAAACACTTTAGACCAACTTATACTTCTATCCCTTGATGATGACAAAGGTACTTTCGTTCATGAATACAGCGTATTTGGTTATTGTTTGGCCGGAGCCGCTTTATACGACCTTACTTTGAAAGAAAGAATTAATATTTCAGAGGGAAGAATTAATGTAATTCATCAAGAGGAAACAGGAGATGAAGCTTTGGATGAGTGCCTAAAACTAATTTCAAAATCCAAAAAAGCTCGTAAGATCAATTATTGGATTGATAAGCTGGGTTATAAAGAAAGTGATTTGAAAGGAAGCACACTAAAGAAGCTTCTTGATTTACAAATTCTAGAAAAAAGAGAAGATAAAATACTTTGGTTGTTTACTTACAACAAGTATCCAACTAAAAATGAGGTTCCCGAAGTGTTGATTAGAAAACGTCTGAATGCCATTATTCATGGCGAACAACAACCTATGTCGAACGATATCATGATCATCAGTTTGGTCAATTCTTGTGGATTAAATAAAGAGGTGTACGGTAAAGAGGTAGCAAAGGAGAAAAAGAAAACCATCCAAAAATTGATCAAAGAATTTAAGTTTGCCAACGAAACAAGTCAAGTGATAAAAGAGATTCATGATTTAATTATTGCTTCCTTGGCTTTAGTAGTCATAATACCAACAATGACAGCTTCTTCGAGTTAA
- a CDS encoding sialate O-acetylesterase — MKKSYIFLVLLLSYFVSNAEVKLPAIVSSNMVLQRDTEVMIWGWASPKEAIKIKASWLDQSIDITADKEGNWKTSIKTTLSKEEQSIHLSSKSSDIHLENILFGEVWLCSGQSNMEMALKGNPGQPIFGSVKAIAHSRNPQIRLFGIQKNGASTPLADVGKPSKWVEASPETVADFSALAYFFGRELNEVLDVPVGLIKTSFGASFVEAWISKDVLEQYQKVKENTEGLRPNKTQTALFNAMVHPIIPYTIKGAIWYQGESNREFPKEYQTLFPAMVKDWRTRWNQGDFPFFFAQIAPYQGKDEGDYYNSPRNAAFLREAQSKCVDLIPNSYMINNMDLGQEKSIHPPFKKETAHRFVMSALQHTYNYEYVNADAPIFESMEQTKAGVLLCFKQLGLGLYCEGDIPGFEVAGKDKVFYPAQAKVHKKSKVIVTCDQVDEVVAVRYCWKNWIKAKLYGVNMIPVASFRTDDWEMAEQAQ, encoded by the coding sequence ATGAAAAAATCCTATATATTTTTAGTATTACTCCTCTCTTATTTTGTATCAAATGCTGAGGTGAAACTACCTGCAATTGTCTCTTCAAATATGGTTTTACAAAGAGATACAGAAGTGATGATTTGGGGTTGGGCATCACCAAAAGAAGCCATCAAAATAAAAGCCTCATGGTTGGATCAATCTATTGATATCACAGCCGATAAAGAAGGAAATTGGAAGACCTCAATAAAGACAACATTATCAAAAGAGGAGCAAAGCATCCACCTTTCAAGCAAATCATCTGATATACATTTAGAGAATATCCTATTTGGAGAAGTGTGGTTGTGTTCTGGACAATCGAATATGGAAATGGCCTTAAAAGGGAATCCCGGTCAGCCCATTTTTGGTTCGGTAAAGGCAATTGCTCATTCGAGAAATCCACAGATTCGTTTATTTGGAATACAGAAAAACGGAGCTTCAACACCTTTGGCGGATGTGGGAAAACCAAGTAAATGGGTAGAAGCCTCTCCAGAAACGGTAGCCGATTTTAGTGCGTTGGCCTATTTCTTTGGAAGAGAATTAAATGAGGTTTTGGATGTACCCGTCGGATTAATAAAGACCTCTTTCGGGGCAAGTTTTGTAGAAGCTTGGATAAGTAAAGATGTATTGGAACAATATCAAAAAGTGAAGGAGAATACAGAAGGCTTGCGTCCAAACAAAACACAAACAGCCTTATTTAATGCCATGGTTCACCCAATTATTCCTTACACTATTAAAGGAGCGATTTGGTATCAAGGAGAAAGTAATCGAGAATTTCCAAAGGAATATCAAACACTTTTCCCTGCGATGGTTAAAGATTGGAGAACGAGATGGAACCAAGGAGACTTTCCATTTTTCTTTGCTCAAATAGCTCCTTACCAAGGTAAAGATGAAGGCGATTATTACAACTCACCAAGAAATGCAGCTTTTTTAAGAGAAGCACAAAGTAAATGTGTAGACCTTATTCCGAATTCGTATATGATTAATAATATGGATTTGGGACAAGAAAAGTCGATTCATCCCCCTTTTAAAAAAGAAACAGCCCATCGTTTTGTGATGAGTGCATTACAGCATACCTATAATTATGAATATGTAAATGCTGATGCTCCAATTTTTGAGTCGATGGAACAAACAAAAGCAGGTGTTTTACTGTGTTTCAAACAACTTGGTTTAGGTCTTTATTGTGAAGGTGATATTCCAGGTTTTGAAGTGGCAGGGAAGGACAAAGTATTTTACCCAGCACAAGCTAAAGTACATAAAAAATCAAAAGTGATTGTTACTTGTGATCAAGTGGATGAAGTGGTGGCAGTGCGTTATTGCTGGAAGAACTGGATCAAGGCAAAACTTTACGGAGTGAACATGATTCCAGTAGCATCGTTTAGAACTGATGATTGGGAAATGGCCGAGCAGGCACAATAA
- a CDS encoding MutS-related protein, protein MIVEELNIKNELVPLFNANINSHTKEYVTKLLSEKCSLNEIKRRQKVIQTLLCQKDFLTGYKYNPIYFSETLNLSQKLKTNVFIQTTFFGFERRNVHPDIVPCLVGNYLFLNHLKKLLLRVSTIDVEELQSYVRPILSFIEQVLTFDFSSKKSKDLKKGIDYISTLDFKPFLSQLFELESFISIAKMTIKNGFSIPKIGAQYQLTNSYHPCIPNAKKYSIHFDKGLNILTGANMGGKSTFLKTISICTYLGNQGFSIPSEAAIIPFFDYFGVHFNTKDDYRLASSHFMHEVLSIKEYLEKNNQGQQVFGVFDELFNTTNAEESYKLLKRLYQDIRLYEQSFLIVSTHLNVDELTNNKNINFYYLNTILKDGKVDFTYQLKEGISRLKLGERLFNESGILELLS, encoded by the coding sequence ATGATAGTAGAAGAACTGAATATCAAAAACGAACTAGTACCTCTTTTTAATGCCAATATTAATAGTCATACTAAAGAATATGTGACCAAATTACTTTCTGAAAAATGCAGCTTAAATGAAATAAAGCGAAGACAAAAAGTAATACAAACATTATTGTGTCAAAAGGACTTTCTTACAGGCTATAAATATAATCCTATCTATTTTTCGGAAACCTTAAATCTATCTCAAAAACTAAAAACGAACGTCTTTATTCAAACGACTTTTTTTGGTTTTGAAAGAAGAAATGTACACCCAGATATCGTACCTTGTTTGGTAGGCAATTACTTATTCTTAAATCATTTAAAAAAACTTCTTCTTCGCGTAAGCACTATTGATGTTGAAGAACTACAGTCTTATGTTCGACCTATTCTTAGTTTTATAGAACAGGTGCTGACTTTTGATTTTTCATCAAAGAAAAGTAAAGACTTAAAGAAAGGAATAGACTATATAAGCACTTTAGATTTTAAGCCTTTTTTATCTCAATTATTTGAGTTGGAGAGTTTTATTTCTATTGCTAAAATGACGATTAAAAATGGATTTTCTATACCAAAAATTGGGGCTCAATATCAATTGACAAACAGCTACCACCCATGTATTCCTAATGCAAAAAAATACAGTATTCATTTCGATAAAGGACTTAATATTCTAACGGGAGCGAACATGGGCGGGAAATCAACTTTTCTGAAAACAATCTCGATTTGTACATATTTAGGGAATCAAGGATTCTCCATACCTTCTGAGGCGGCAATTATTCCTTTTTTCGATTACTTTGGAGTACATTTTAATACCAAAGATGATTATCGATTGGCCTCCAGTCATTTTATGCATGAGGTTTTAAGCATCAAGGAGTATTTAGAGAAAAATAATCAAGGGCAACAAGTTTTCGGAGTTTTTGATGAGTTATTCAATACAACTAATGCCGAAGAATCGTACAAACTATTAAAAAGACTTTATCAAGATATCCGTTTGTACGAACAATCTTTTTTGATTGTAAGTACACACCTTAACGTTGATGAATTAACAAATAATAAAAACATCAATTTCTATTACCTCAATACTATTTTGAAAGATGGAAAGGTAGATTTTACCTATCAATTAAAAGAAGGAATTTCGAGATTAAAATTGGGAGAAAGATTATTTAATGAATCTGGTATATTGGAGTTATTGAGCTAA
- a CDS encoding T6SS immunity protein Tdi1 domain-containing protein, with protein sequence MNNFLANFELTHIDTDYKHEYTKQGQEGIKPLAHINQVLEKYGGSIIENGFFRIHTFGSSIFWLKEIVSFFKIETVTFIPFAYDFYGRQYASNVNDDTITMFDPSDGEKYFLDNMPISEFFNEFVVENREEPCGYSDFKSLSNLYGEILRSSDCLGFKKLLFLGGEDELENLEVQDMEMYWELNKQLKHQTDV encoded by the coding sequence ATGAATAACTTTTTAGCTAATTTCGAACTTACACATATTGATACCGATTATAAACATGAATACACAAAACAAGGTCAAGAAGGAATTAAACCACTTGCGCATATTAATCAGGTATTAGAAAAATATGGTGGAAGCATTATTGAAAATGGTTTTTTTAGAATTCATACTTTTGGAAGTTCCATATTTTGGTTAAAGGAAATAGTCAGTTTTTTTAAAATCGAAACGGTTACATTTATTCCATTTGCCTACGATTTTTATGGTCGTCAGTATGCATCAAATGTAAATGATGACACCATTACCATGTTTGATCCTTCTGATGGAGAAAAGTACTTTTTAGATAATATGCCCATATCAGAATTCTTTAATGAGTTTGTGGTCGAAAATAGAGAAGAACCATGTGGGTATTCGGATTTTAAATCTTTAAGTAACTTATACGGTGAAATATTAAGAAGTTCAGATTGCCTAGGTTTTAAAAAGCTATTATTTCTAGGGGGAGAAGATGAGTTGGAAAACTTAGAGGTGCAAGATATGGAAATGTATTGGGAATTAAATAAGCAATTAAAACATCAAACGGATGTTTAA
- a CDS encoding alpha/beta hydrolase, with translation MRTCKLLLFLLLSYQTFSQTKTTDLVLGEKLKFPSEILSDTIECWIRVPDQFTNAQTKIDSIALLMLLDGDEYFRMSSDIAELYEWSKKMPLTIIVGLPSTGESRYKYYTPTNVKSNKSVQDSLLYAQTGHFSDYEQALKKELIPALEKLYNVKFNAKTIFGHSNGGIGALSFYTSKEKVFDKFIVASPALLWDDYYLQKQIDDQKRTESIYLTLGTNGWDYSLESYKVICEKLSKTNKNFKFQVNPQESHATNGLRSLLDGLYYVNLKGKEVQ, from the coding sequence ATGAGAACATGCAAGCTTCTTCTATTTTTACTTCTATCGTACCAGACTTTTTCTCAAACAAAAACTACTGACTTGGTTTTAGGGGAAAAGTTAAAGTTTCCATCTGAGATTTTATCAGACACTATTGAATGCTGGATTCGAGTACCTGATCAATTCACGAATGCTCAAACAAAGATTGACTCTATTGCACTTTTAATGCTTTTGGATGGAGATGAATATTTTAGGATGTCATCTGATATTGCAGAGCTCTATGAGTGGTCGAAAAAGATGCCACTGACTATAATTGTTGGTTTACCTAGTACAGGAGAGAGCAGATATAAATACTATACACCAACAAACGTGAAAAGTAATAAGAGTGTGCAGGATAGCCTTTTATATGCGCAGACAGGTCATTTTTCTGATTATGAGCAAGCTTTAAAGAAGGAACTTATTCCGGCTTTGGAAAAACTGTACAATGTGAAATTTAATGCTAAAACGATATTTGGTCACTCCAACGGAGGAATAGGCGCATTATCATTTTATACCTCCAAGGAAAAAGTATTTGATAAATTTATTGTTGCAAGTCCTGCTCTTTTATGGGATGATTACTATTTGCAAAAACAAATTGATGATCAGAAAAGGACAGAATCAATTTACCTTACTTTAGGCACCAATGGTTGGGACTATTCTTTAGAATCGTATAAAGTGATATGCGAGAAACTATCGAAAACAAACAAGAATTTTAAGTTTCAGGTCAACCCCCAGGAAAGTCATGCGACAAATGGATTACGCTCTCTATTAGATGGATTGTATTATGTTAATTTGAAAGGAAAGGAGGTGCAGTAG
- a CDS encoding DUF4198 domain-containing protein: protein MKFNTTNSSNILFNKITRPFLLIGAFVLLCSHDLYIKMETYFLKPNQEATLSLYNGTFEKSDNTIATDRLLDASITAHGKRSSIADDQWKDQDSTITQFTFKAGEEGTYIVGVSTKARILKQTAESFNGYLKHDGVLDMLHQREENNTLNEDVEESYQKHVKAIYQVGDTKTEDWKTVLGYPIEFVPLENPYDKHTGETLDIQLLLDGQPLANQLVYADHVANAHSHSHGHHHGEHGHTHDHDDEEHSHTNGQRFRTNNNGVLTLHLTEDGIYYLRTIHMVKVDANKGYTHQSKWSTLTFEVTHQHGAHTHTHDNEDEISTWIFVLASVIIIGILFMFFRKKD from the coding sequence ATGAAATTTAATACGACAAACTCGTCGAATATTCTTTTTAATAAAATTACTCGACCATTCTTATTAATCGGTGCTTTTGTTTTGTTGTGTAGTCATGATCTATACATCAAAATGGAAACCTATTTCCTAAAGCCTAATCAAGAAGCTACTTTGAGTTTATACAATGGTACTTTCGAGAAAAGCGATAACACAATAGCCACTGACCGTTTATTAGATGCTTCGATAACAGCACATGGTAAAAGATCATCAATTGCTGATGACCAATGGAAGGATCAGGACAGTACCATTACTCAATTCACTTTTAAAGCAGGAGAGGAGGGGACATACATAGTCGGCGTTTCGACGAAGGCCAGAATCTTGAAACAAACGGCGGAGTCATTTAACGGATACCTAAAACATGATGGTGTATTAGATATGCTTCATCAACGTGAAGAAAATAATACACTGAATGAGGATGTTGAAGAAAGTTATCAGAAACACGTAAAGGCGATCTATCAGGTAGGTGATACAAAAACAGAAGATTGGAAGACGGTTTTGGGATATCCTATTGAGTTTGTTCCATTAGAAAATCCATACGACAAACATACAGGAGAAACGTTAGATATTCAGTTGTTATTGGATGGTCAACCTTTGGCCAATCAATTGGTGTATGCAGACCATGTAGCGAATGCACATTCCCATAGTCATGGGCATCATCATGGAGAACATGGACACACTCACGACCACGACGATGAAGAGCATTCGCATACCAACGGACAAAGGTTCCGTACAAATAACAATGGTGTTTTGACACTCCACCTTACGGAAGACGGTATTTATTACCTTCGTACCATTCATATGGTAAAAGTGGATGCGAATAAAGGGTACACTCATCAGTCGAAGTGGTCTACATTAACATTTGAGGTGACCCACCAACATGGAGCACATACACATACTCATGATAATGAAGACGAAATCTCTACTTGGATTTTCGTATTGGCAAGTGTGATCATCATTGGTATATTATTTATGTTTTTCAGAAAAAAGGACTAA